From Glycine max cultivar Williams 82 chromosome 11, Glycine_max_v4.0, whole genome shotgun sequence, the proteins below share one genomic window:
- the LOC102668243 gene encoding L10-interacting MYB domain-containing protein-like, which produces MLKVCIEEVNVGNKPHNHFTKLGWANIAEKFNKATNLRYEYKQFRNRWDSLKKEWQLWAKLIGKDTGLGSDGEKKIVAASDEWWEAKIQGIIATGFATYAPSEDSRQNEGFNIRTEETNDNIDDNTELEVNEPEINTTT; this is translated from the exons ATGTTGAAAGTGTGCATAGAGGAGGTGAATGTTGGAAATAAACCTCACAACCACTTCACTAAGCTTGGTTGGGCAAATATTGCAGAAAAGTTCAATAAGGCAACAAATTTGAGATATGAATATAAACAATTCAGAAATAGGTGGGATTCTTTGAAAAAGGAATGGCAATTATGGGCTAAACTTATTGGGAAGGACACAGGTCTTGGCTCGGATGGGGAGAAGAAAATCGTTGCTGCTAGTGATGAATGGTGGGAAGCCAAAATTCAG GGTATTATTGCTACTGGTTTTGCAACATATGCACCATCTGAAGATTCAAGACAAAATGAAGGATTCAACATAAGAACAGAAGAGACAAATGATAACATTGATGATAACACTGAGTTGGAAGTGAATGAGCCTGAGATAAACACGACAACTTAG